TCTACGGGAGCCGATTCCTTAACGACGAGCCTTCCCTTGCCGCTGGCGGCGACAAACAACTCCATCCCCTTCATAAACCGTTCGTGAGGATCCGGCAACTCCTTGAAATAATCAAGAATGTGGCCGATTTCGTCGGCGTATCGGAGGTTTGTGTAACCCAGACGTCTCCAGATACCGATAGCTCCATTCAGGCCGACGAGATGTACCACTTCATCGTAGATCTTCGCTTGTTCGGGGACTGTGATGCATGGTTCTAGGTTGTATTCAGGGGGATTTTCATACAGATTGTCCATCCCGATGTTTCTAAAAAGAATCTTCGCCCCGTTGTCTCCCATAATCTCCAACACGCCGTCGACTACCGCCCTGATTGCCATATTTGAAGTCATTTTTGTAATTTCCTCATTCATAGCTGGATCCTTTTGAGACAATACCTGAAACAGCGCAATTCAGGTATAAAAATCCGTGCCGTATTATACATAATAATGTCGATTTGGCAAGCATTAAAAATATGGAAGCATATCGTTGTGTGTGCTTAAAATCAACCTGCACATGTCAACGATCTTGTATACATGGTCTGCATAAACGACTCCCGGCGATGGTAAGACTGGGGGGGTGATATGGGGAGCCGTATAATCCTCGACTGGATGTAGTTTTATCTTCGATACGGCGGATTTTTTTATCCTGTTTTGGCCGTGATCCTCTTTTGGTATCTCCGGGCCGACGACGATGCTTTTCGGGATGGAAGGTTTTCAGGTAAACCGGCGTCGATGATTACGACCAGGTTTCTATGAATCGTTTGAGCGAGCGGTCGTATGTGCGCTCCACGTCGTCGGGGAATAAACATGCCGGAAGCTCCTTTTTCTTCCAGTGATACTGGATACACTCACAGCACTTTCCCTTTCTGCTGCAGGGTTCATACGTACAGTTGCAGTGCTCCATGTTTTTTTCAACGTTGTCACACTTCACGGCTGACTCTCCTCATGGGTGGTTCGGGTTCTGTGATGTGAGCGTATCCGTTACAGACCCAGCAGACGTTTCGGATTCGCCTCGGTCATCATGGTAAATGTGTCTTCTTTCAGGTTCAACTCCTTCAATTCGTTCATGATTCTCACCCGGGAAAGGAGCGGGTAATCACTGCCGAAAAGGACCTTCGCCTTCAGGTATGAATTTGCGGCCTGGATGACGCCGGGGGGAATATGCCTGGGCGCCCACCCGGCGATGTTGAAATAGACAAACGGGTTTCTCCTGACCACCGCCAGCGCCTCCTCCCACCAGGGGTAGCCGAAATGGGCGATGATCAGGCTCAAGCCCGGAAAATCAACCGCCACGTCGTCCACAAAGAGGGGCCGGCAGTATCGTATCTTCGTGCCGGCGTGAAACTGGGTGCCGGTATGAAACAGTACCGGAACGCCCAGCTCCTGGGCGGCTTCATAGAACGGATATATCTTCGGATCATTGATATCAAGGTCGATCAGGTGCGGCAGGAGCTTGAGCCCCTTGAGTCCTAGATCGGTAACGGCCTGCCTGAATTCCTTGACGCCGTTTTTCCCCTTGTGGGGATCGACGGAGGCAAATCCGATGAAGCGGTCGGGATATGTGGAGATGCTTTGGGCTACCAGGTCGTTGGAGACCCGGTATTGATGAATGGTCTCGGCGTCCACCGCCACGATGACCGATTTGTCCACCCCCGCTTCATCCATGTCTTTGATGATGTCCTCGATGGTGGGCATGCCCATTTCGCCGAACATGTGTTTGTAACTCTCGGCCATTTTCTCAGGCAATGATTCAATGGCCTCCTTCGTCCAGAGCTGTGAGTGAGTATCTATGATCATGAGAATGCTCCCCTTGCTTGAAAAACGATGGGGTATCCTATCACAACAGACCCGTGAAGGCAAGGGGTGAAGGGAGCTCCCTTTTCCTCATGCACTTCCGGGTCGGTCGGGATGCGGCGTCCCGGTGTGGGTACGAGCAAAGGCATCTTTCGGATGTGGGGCGCCGGGTCGACGCGTTGATTTTTTTGATTAATGGGATCGAAAAGGAAAAGGGGCGCCGGTGAATGTTACCGGAAGGTCAGCGGCCCAGGATTTTTTCCGCGATCAAATCCGCCATCCGCGAGGGATCGTCCAGGGGGAGCACCGGGACGGTTGCTTGAAGATCGGTATCGGCGGCTACGGCGAAGAGGGTGTCGTCGTTTGAGCACAAAAGGGATTCATGCACGCCCTTTCTGAACACCTCGATCTTCGGGTGGATGTCGTTTTTATACCCCTCCGAGAGGATCAGGTCCGCATCGCGGCCGAATCGATCTCTGATTTCTACGAGGGTCAGGTCGTGGTCGGTGTCGGCGATGACGGCGATCTTCTCCGGCGATGATATGATAGCGGCAGCCGCCCCGGCCTGCTTGAGGCGAAAGCTGTCCTTGCCGGGCTTGTCCACCTCGAAGCCGTGGACATCGTGCTTGACGATGGTTATGCGTACGCCCCGTTTTACCAGCTCCGGTATAAGCCGTTCCAGGTAGGTGGTCTTGCCGCTGTCGGAATACCCGACGACGCTGAGAATCGGGATCATGTCCGGTCTTTCTTCCGCCGCCGGGCGATGATCTCCGCCCGGTCGATGTCCTCCGGCGTATTCAGGTTCATAAGGGAATCCAGCTCCGGGTCGATGGCGCGAAGTTCCCGTCCCGAAACCTTTCTGATCTTCATCCGGTTAAAAAATGAGACGATCTGACACCGCCCGGCCCGTATGCTTTGTTTCACCTCGTCGATG
This is a stretch of genomic DNA from Candidatus Zymogenaceae bacterium. It encodes these proteins:
- a CDS encoding amidohydrolase: MIIDTHSQLWTKEAIESLPEKMAESYKHMFGEMGMPTIEDIIKDMDEAGVDKSVIVAVDAETIHQYRVSNDLVAQSISTYPDRFIGFASVDPHKGKNGVKEFRQAVTDLGLKGLKLLPHLIDLDINDPKIYPFYEAAQELGVPVLFHTGTQFHAGTKIRYCRPLFVDDVAVDFPGLSLIIAHFGYPWWEEALAVVRRNPFVYFNIAGWAPRHIPPGVIQAANSYLKAKVLFGSDYPLLSRVRIMNELKELNLKEDTFTMMTEANPKRLLGL
- the mobB gene encoding molybdopterin-guanine dinucleotide biosynthesis protein B; this translates as MIPILSVVGYSDSGKTTYLERLIPELVKRGVRITIVKHDVHGFEVDKPGKDSFRLKQAGAAAAIISSPEKIAVIADTDHDLTLVEIRDRFGRDADLILSEGYKNDIHPKIEVFRKGVHESLLCSNDDTLFAVAADTDLQATVPVLPLDDPSRMADLIAEKILGR